One segment of Hymenobacter volaticus DNA contains the following:
- the nudK gene encoding GDP-mannose pyrophosphatase NudK, with translation MNEHIRLREQLVLSDNWYTLRKVTYDYQRKNGRWETQSREAYDRGNGATILLHNPAADTVILTRQFRLPTFVNGNATGMLIETCAGLLDDEHPDAAIVRETEEETGYRLTAVQKVMEAYMSPGSVTERLFFYLAEYSPATERRGGGGIEEEEIEVLELPLPQALGMIATGEIQDGKTIMLLQHLRLQQLHAL, from the coding sequence ATGAACGAACACATTCGCCTGCGCGAGCAACTGGTTTTGTCAGACAACTGGTACACGCTGCGCAAAGTAACGTATGACTACCAGCGAAAAAATGGGCGCTGGGAAACCCAGTCGCGGGAAGCCTATGATCGCGGCAACGGGGCCACGATTCTGCTGCACAACCCGGCGGCCGACACCGTTATTTTGACCCGCCAGTTTCGGCTGCCCACCTTTGTCAACGGCAATGCCACGGGCATGCTGATTGAAACCTGCGCCGGCCTGCTCGACGACGAGCACCCCGATGCCGCCATTGTGCGCGAAACCGAGGAAGAAACCGGTTACCGGCTTACAGCGGTGCAGAAAGTGATGGAAGCCTACATGAGCCCGGGTTCGGTGACGGAGCGCTTGTTTTTCTACTTGGCCGAGTATTCCCCCGCCACCGAGCGCCGGGGTGGGGGCGGCATTGAGGAAGAGGAAATCGAGGTGCTCGAGTTGCCCCTGCCGCAAGCGCTGGGCATGATTGCCACCGGCGAAATTCAGGACGGCAAGACCATCATGCTCTTGCAACACCTGCGCCTCCAACAACTTCACGCTTTGTAA
- a CDS encoding DeoR/GlpR family DNA-binding transcription regulator, whose protein sequence is MEASNEKPLNFQLRKQFLLTTLAQQGSLDVGHAAQQLHTTPITIRRDLAQLAAEGLVVRTHGGAVLPELVKNPVAFTRKATAHLAEKTSICQLAARQIAAGDTIFIDCGSTTFPLCPLIQHLKIRVVTNSLPVLFELVNSQVQVVLAGGEVDAERQAMHGTVAVEQLKRYQVDKAFLGVDGFSLQRGLSANSEKEASISLAVGEAARHVYLLCDASKLEHDKYLQFAPLSFVDTLITDARAPTEVLARYREAGLTVLA, encoded by the coding sequence ATGGAAGCAAGTAACGAGAAACCCTTGAATTTTCAACTGCGCAAGCAATTTTTACTGACCACGTTAGCCCAACAGGGCAGCCTGGACGTGGGCCACGCGGCGCAGCAACTACACACCACGCCCATCACCATTCGCCGGGATTTGGCCCAGCTCGCTGCCGAGGGCTTGGTGGTGCGCACCCACGGCGGGGCCGTGCTGCCCGAACTGGTGAAAAACCCGGTGGCCTTTACCCGCAAAGCGACAGCTCACCTGGCCGAGAAAACGTCCATCTGCCAGTTGGCCGCCCGCCAGATTGCGGCGGGCGATACCATTTTCATCGATTGCGGCAGCACGACCTTTCCGTTGTGTCCGCTGATCCAGCACCTCAAGATTCGCGTGGTCACCAATTCGCTGCCCGTGCTCTTCGAGTTGGTGAACTCCCAAGTGCAGGTGGTCTTGGCCGGCGGTGAAGTTGATGCCGAGCGGCAGGCCATGCACGGCACGGTGGCCGTCGAGCAGCTCAAGCGCTACCAAGTCGATAAAGCCTTTTTGGGCGTGGACGGCTTCTCGCTGCAGCGGGGCCTGAGCGCCAACAGCGAAAAAGAAGCGTCCATCAGTTTGGCCGTGGGCGAGGCGGCCCGCCACGTGTATTTGCTCTGCGACGCTAGTAAGCTCGAGCACGACAAGTATTTGCAGTTCGCCCCGCTTTCCTTTGTGGACACTTTAATAACGGATGCGCGCGCCCCGACAGAAGTGCTGGCGCGGTATCGGGAGGCGGGCTTAACTGTGCTGGCCTAA
- a CDS encoding DUF808 domain-containing protein, producing MASGFFALLDDISALVKASAASLDDVPAQVAKTTGKVSGIVIDDTAVTPKYVVGLDPSRELAIIYQIAKKSLINKLFILTPAALLLGYFAPWAITPILMLGGAYLCFEGYEKVHSLFSKSHAVDGDEQLKQITPEELEKERVAGAVRTDIILSAEIIAIAYSQVTDQPIVNQIAVMVAVAIFITVAVYGFVGLLVKADDIGVHLAQDKYHPATQKLGRGIVKFMPRFLSVLSYVGTAAMLWVGAEIIAHGFPFTSHLLHDLEQALAHLPVVGWLAKALACAIAGILIGFVVEKVVLLVKKVLGKA from the coding sequence ATGGCTTCAGGTTTTTTTGCCTTATTAGACGACATATCCGCTTTGGTGAAAGCAAGCGCGGCGAGTTTAGATGACGTGCCGGCCCAGGTAGCCAAGACCACCGGCAAGGTTTCCGGCATTGTCATCGACGATACGGCCGTGACGCCCAAATATGTCGTGGGCCTCGACCCCTCCCGTGAACTGGCTATCATCTATCAGATAGCGAAAAAGTCCCTGATCAATAAACTATTTATTCTTACGCCCGCGGCCTTGCTGCTCGGGTATTTTGCTCCTTGGGCCATTACGCCCATTTTAATGCTAGGCGGCGCATATTTATGCTTTGAAGGGTATGAAAAGGTGCACTCCCTGTTCAGCAAATCCCACGCGGTGGATGGGGACGAGCAGTTGAAGCAGATTACGCCGGAGGAACTGGAAAAGGAACGGGTGGCGGGCGCCGTGCGCACCGATATTATTTTGTCGGCTGAAATCATCGCCATTGCTTACAGTCAAGTAACCGACCAACCGATTGTCAACCAGATTGCCGTCATGGTGGCCGTGGCCATTTTCATTACCGTGGCAGTTTATGGCTTTGTGGGCTTGCTGGTTAAAGCCGACGACATAGGAGTGCACCTGGCCCAGGATAAATATCACCCGGCCACCCAAAAACTAGGGCGCGGTATCGTGAAATTTATGCCGCGCTTCCTGAGTGTTTTAAGTTACGTGGGTACGGCCGCCATGCTGTGGGTTGGAGCTGAAATCATCGCCCACGGTTTTCCGTTCACCAGTCATTTACTGCACGATTTAGAACAGGCTTTAGCTCACCTACCGGTTGTCGGCTGGCTGGCCAAGGCGCTGGCTTGCGCAATTGCCGGGATACTTATTGGTTTTGTCGTGGAAAAAGTAGTGCTGCTGGTCAAGAAAGTACTTGGTAAGGCATAA
- a CDS encoding alkaline phosphatase, which yields MNAKRLLSAGLLLSAMGAGPAQAQTPNTNVIMYIGDGFGLAPKTAARMAMGQGRDGKRFNTDANFQVLALDKLKYNATVTTHSLNSWITDSAPGASVYACGKRGKQDNEVISLDPATGQSIETILEAAKKQGYAVGIVSTARITHATPPPSPAISGFATSKTTLPPSTSPLLSRSTRPSSTPAPRPRSATRRRATGCCLPPKSAWMWT from the coding sequence ATGAACGCAAAACGTTTACTCAGCGCGGGGCTGCTGCTCTCGGCGATGGGCGCCGGGCCCGCGCAGGCCCAAACCCCGAACACCAACGTCATCATGTACATCGGGGACGGGTTCGGGCTCGCCCCCAAAACGGCGGCCCGCATGGCCATGGGCCAGGGGCGGGATGGCAAGCGCTTCAACACCGATGCCAACTTCCAGGTGCTGGCCCTCGACAAGCTCAAGTACAACGCCACGGTGACCACCCACTCGCTGAATTCCTGGATCACCGACTCGGCCCCCGGCGCGTCGGTGTACGCCTGCGGTAAGCGCGGCAAGCAAGACAACGAGGTGATTTCGCTGGACCCGGCCACCGGGCAGTCCATCGAAACCATTCTCGAAGCCGCTAAAAAGCAAGGCTACGCCGTTGGTATCGTGAGCACGGCCCGCATCACGCACGCCACCCCGCCGCCTTCGCCAGCCATATCTGGTTTCGCGACCTCGAAGACTACATTGCCGCCCAGTACATCGCCGCTTCTCAGCCGCAGTACGAGGCCATCTTCAACGCCAGCCCCACGGCCTCGTTCCGCTACACGGCGGCGCGCGACTGGGTGCTGCCTACCACCAAAGTCGGCGTGGATGTGGACGTGA
- a CDS encoding alkaline phosphatase, whose protein sequence is MLPTTKVGVDVDVILGGGSRHFLPRNVASPYETIRDAAGNTITDPATNAPATLTRGRRADDVDLVSYAVTQRNYGFVNSRDALNNLNLADYTGPNGKKLLGLFHASHVNFEQDRQTSAPWEPSLAEMTQAAIRVLQAKSNGKGFFLLVESGRIDHLEHANTGGITVAAGTGGNQYTVEVDRPAYVGGGEANYVATPATPRTTNVYASDYMIKEVLAFDYAIAEGRAFLNTASNGRTLLFSSSDHECGGFTVTGLHDEADAQQNGTKIRTYSGQITKSVAAEAGYATPTNLVRGDGGAGAGFPST, encoded by the coding sequence GTGCTGCCTACCACCAAAGTCGGCGTGGATGTGGACGTGATTCTCGGCGGCGGCTCGCGCCACTTCTTGCCCCGCAACGTGGCCAGCCCCTACGAAACCATCCGCGACGCCGCCGGTAATACCATCACGGACCCGGCCACCAATGCCCCCGCCACCCTGACGCGGGGTCGCCGCGCCGATGATGTGGACTTGGTGAGCTACGCCGTCACGCAGCGCAACTACGGCTTCGTTAACAGCCGCGACGCGCTCAACAACCTGAACCTAGCCGATTATACTGGTCCCAACGGCAAGAAGCTGCTGGGCTTGTTTCACGCCTCGCACGTCAACTTCGAGCAGGACCGGCAAACCAGCGCGCCCTGGGAGCCCTCGCTGGCGGAAATGACGCAGGCTGCCATTCGGGTGCTGCAAGCCAAGAGCAACGGTAAAGGCTTTTTCCTGCTGGTGGAATCGGGCCGCATCGACCACTTAGAGCACGCCAATACGGGCGGTATCACGGTGGCCGCGGGCACCGGCGGCAACCAGTACACGGTGGAAGTTGACCGGCCCGCCTACGTGGGCGGGGGCGAAGCCAACTACGTGGCCACGCCTGCCACTCCGCGCACCACCAACGTGTACGCCTCGGACTACATGATCAAGGAAGTGCTGGCGTTCGACTACGCCATTGCCGAGGGCCGCGCCTTCCTTAATACGGCCAGCAACGGCCGGACTTTACTGTTCAGCTCGTCCGACCACGAGTGCGGGGGCTTTACCGTTACGGGCTTGCACGACGAAGCCGATGCCCAGCAGAACGGCACCAAAATCCGGACCTACTCCGGTCAAATCACTAAGTCGGTGGCGGCGGAAGCCGGCTACGCCACGCCCACCAACCTGGTGCGCGGCGACGGTGGGGCGGGGGCTGGTTTCCCGAGTACGTGA